A stretch of DNA from Caldisericota bacterium:
GTAAAATTATTATTTCGGACAGATTTGCTGATTCATCGGTTGCTTATCAAGGTTTTGGGCGCGGAGTTCCTATTGATTTTATTAATTTTGTTCATCAAAATATCCTTTCCGGGGTAAAACCCGATCTGACATTCATCGTAGATATCCTGCCTGAAATTGGACTTAGAAGACTTGCCGAAAAGGACAGAATAGAGAGAGGCGGAATTGATTTTTTAGACAAAGTGAGAAAAGGGTATCTTGAGCTTGCCAGAGAGAATAAGAGATTTGTTGTGGTGGACGGGACTGCCGCCTCGGAAAAAGTAGCAAATTCTATATGGGAGTTTATTTCCCGTTGGGAGTCAAACAATGGATAAAAGAGGAAAAATACTGCTTATTATCGCTTTTTTAATAATTGTTTTTATTGCGATCTGGTTTATTGTTTCTTTAAACGCAAATGCCTCAGGTGCTATTACAATTGATTCATACCCAAAAGGTGCTGATGTTTATGTTGACGGTGTTTTAAGAGGCGCAACTCCTCTTACGATATCAGGGTTAAAGTTGGGTATGTATGAAATTGAGGTTAAAAAAGAAGGATATGAAACAGAAATCTTTGAGCGAAAATTAGATAAAAACAACTTAAAACAGCTTATTATTGCTAATCTCAGCCACACGACATTTACGCTTGAAATAACATCTTATCCAACAGAAGCCGAAGTATATGTTGACGGTGCAAAGAAGGGATTTACACCTATCAAACTTGAAGATATTTTATATGGTAAACATTTTATCGAAGTGAGGAAAGAAAATTTTACCACCTGGTCAAAAGAAATAGATGTAGAAGAATACAAAATTTTACAAATAGACGCGGAACTTTTAGCACAATACTGTGCTATTGATATTGTGAGTGACCCTGAGGGAGCAAAAGTTTATTTAAA
This window harbors:
- the tmk gene encoding dTMP kinase; the protein is MKGLFITFEGIDGSGKSTQAMLLKDRFDQLNRPVVFTKEPGGTPLGKKIREILLNDNMNSVSEFLLFAADRKEHAKKIIIPSLSKGKIIISDRFADSSVAYQGFGRGVPIDFINFVHQNILSGVKPDLTFIVDILPEIGLRRLAEKDRIERGGIDFLDKVRKGYLELARENKRFVVVDGTAASEKVANSIWEFISRWESNNG
- a CDS encoding PEGA domain-containing protein, whose amino-acid sequence is MDKRGKILLIIAFLIIVFIAIWFIVSLNANASGAITIDSYPKGADVYVDGVLRGATPLTISGLKLGMYEIEVKKEGYETEIFERKLDKNNLKQLIIANLSHTTFTLEITSYPTEAEVYVDGAKKGFTPIKLEDILYGKHFIEVRKENFTTWSKEIDVEEYKILQIDAELLAQYCAIDIVSDPEGAKVYLNNEEQGITPIKIKNIDPGKYKLSIKKDGYTPYEEEIETIKGETTNRKITLKKADTFLTIDSVPTGANLYINNVLVGTTPHTAIDIEPNIYEVRVEKDGYLPFSTTVEVEKGKEISLLFPLLKLPENNP